The DNA window TGTACCCATTTCCTACTTGCATTTGCGCAGGTTTGAGGTCTATCTTGTATTGAAAATATCTATTGAGCGGATCAACATTAAAATTTTGATTTAAATCTTCATCATCGGGGAGAGGACTATTCGATGGTGTAAAAAGATTGCTGTTGTTTTGAGCTGGGGAATTGCCCTGATTTCCATTGAATTTTTTATATCTCTCAATTACTGAAGGCTCTGAAACCGGGTAATCTCCTTGCAAGTAATAAACGAAATCATCATTTGAGGGATCATCCAAAAGTCTTTGAGCTGCATCGGGATTTGCAATTTGCGATACCGCAGTGATATAAGGTTGATATGGACCAAAATTTCTTTCGCCTTCATTATTTAAACCATCCAAACCGATATCCTGCTGATTTCTGGCGTCCGGATCATTGTCAAATGCTCTGGTTACATTTGAAATGGTCGGTACCTGAGCCCAATCTGTCGCTTCTGTAGCACCGACAGGAGGTAAACCGTTTTCAAAGGAATATTTTCCGTCTTTTAAAACGTCTTCTGAGATATCTCCAAGGTTAAAAAAGAGAGTTCCTCCCGTTGTATTATTGCTTCCTTCTGTCCCATTGGGACCTGTGGCCACTCTTCCATTATCCCCATCGAGGAATGGGTCCATCAACCAAAATTCGATGTATTCAATATTTGCTGCATCAAAATTATTATTGAATGTAATTGGCCTCGTTATCCCCGCCCACTTGCTTTTAGCTACTTCGGGTCTGAATTTTCCGGTATTGAGGTCAATTTCAGAAAGATTGGGGTTGTAATTATAGGGCCCTCTTTCGGTCGGAAAAAAAGCTAGGTCAAAAGTAAATTCATTAAAATTAACTGCCTGTCCTTGTCGGTTCGGAAACACCTCGTTGAAGCCAACGGCTCTTACATAGTGGTTTGCCAGCTGTTCCTGAGTAATGTGATCGGGCTTTCCCCTCCCCTGTTGACGGTAAAAAACATTATCAATGGTATACCATGCCAGTCTTGCACGATTATATCCGAATTCCAGACCATTCAATGAACTTTCGGGAAAAAGGAGCGGTGTGGATGCCAGTTTCCATGAATTAGGCACCCTGGTAAAATCGTAAGGTATTTCAGCTCCCTCGAAATCGTCGATATAAGAATTTCCTCCCGAACCCAATCTTCTATGCGATCCGGGGATAAGGTAAGCTGCTTCGGCATTTACGGTTACTGAAGATTTTTCTTTTGTAGAAATCAACGGAATAGCATCTACGGCTTTGGTCAATAATCTGGATTCCTTCGACATACTCATGTCCATTCCCACCATTACATTTTTTGTGGGTTCATCGCCTATGTTTACCCTTGTAATGATAGGCCGCTCATTTAGCATCATGAATGTACCCCCCAGGTTTACATCGCGATTTAATTTATAATCGAGTCTTGCCCCAAAGAGTGATCTTTGTTGAAAATTAAAGAGATCGGCTTTCTCGTATTGTATTCTAATTTCACTACCAGAGTTCAGTACGCCCTCATCGGTGATCAATACGCTTCCAAGATTGTAATTCACTGTAAATTGCTGGCCTTCCGTAAGCTCAGAACTCCCTGCAAATACCTTCACCGAGCCTCTGGCAATATTGAATCCCGGTAGATTGATTTCTGATCCTGCCGAACCCTGATAAGATCCTTTAATCCTGAATTTATTTTTATCAGCTTGCAGACGCGCGATAGCTCTGGCGCCAGTATATAAAGTATCAAATGCATACTTATTGGCCAATAAGCCTTGTTCCTGATCAAATACCTCTTCTCTTAAATAGGACCCAAAGGGTTCCAGTTTTGTAAAGAAGATTTTCCCTCTTCTTACATCGATAGTAACAGGTTCATAAATCAGATTGGTTGAATTATCGACAAAATCAAAATTTCCATCTGCACCCGGATCATTATTGGGATTTAATTTATCGACTTCAAGCAATTGAACCAATGGAACATCTTTAATTCCGGGCCCACCTTCATGCAAAGAGGGATTATCAACACCTGAAGCATCATCCCTGTATATCACGCGCATTTCAAAGTTTTGCTGGGAAATCTGATTGGCACCTAATGAATAGACGTTTTTCATCATCAGATCCCATGTGGGATTATCCAAAAGAGGGCTCGAACTAGGCCTAAGCAATTTTAGATATATATTTTGGCGGTCTCCAAGGTTACTGTAATCCTCCTGCAATTCCCCAACCTTGTAATTTCTTCCGTTGACAGAATATTCAAAGGCCACCGCTACAACCACATCCTGCTGGAAAGATTGGTGAATGGTTATATATCCAAGTTTTGGATGAAAACTGTATTCTGAATCCGTAAGTTTTCTTACTCTATCAATGGTTTCAAAATCCTGCCCCGGCAATAATCCGTAAACCTCAAGATTCGCTACTGTTCCATCATTTCTAATGGCCTGATCGGAACGCATGGTTTGATATAAATTATTATTCTCATTATCAACCGGTGCATTAGGGTTTACTGTAAAGCCAAATTGTGCATTATCCTGGATTCTGGTAATTTCAGGACGAGCTTCACCCAAATCGGTAAAAGCGATCATGTTTCTTTGTGACTGGGTTTCCTGGTTTCTGTTGGTTACATAAACTTCAACCCTATTAATAATTACCCCGGAATTTATAATTGGATAATTTTCAAGCCAGGTTTCATAATTATCGCGGAAATAATGGGATAAAAAGAAATGTCGGTCTTCATCGTAATCTGAAACCGGAATATCAAATTCTGTATTTTGAACACCTCCGGAACTGATGGTAATGGATTCCGTTCTACCCCTCTGGTTCGACACAACTGCTTCAACATTTAGCTTGCCGAATTTTAGTTTTGTTTTAACACCCATTAGGTTTTGTGAACCCTGAATCAAGGCACTCGGTGGGTTAAAGGAAATGTTTCCCGCTTCAATATCCTGAATGATATCTTCTTCAAAACCCTGATAATCTACTTTTACCTGATTCTCAAATTCAAATGATGCTTTGGTATCCCAATTGGCTGTGATTTTAAGTTTTTCTCCTACATTTCCTACCAGGTTCATACTGATTTGTTGATCGAAATTAAATCCTCCATTTCGTTGTTGTCGAATTGGAATTGCCGGATTATCTACTCTTTGCCATCTGGCTCCGAAATCGAGGGTTACAAATCCATTTGGCCGTATATCCACATAATTCCCTCCAAAAATTCTGTCAAAAGCCGGGGATAAATATATTTTGGGGATCAGGCTTCTGTCATTTCCAAGTGGATTATCATCGCCCTTGCTGCCTGTTTTTTCCATGAAATACTGGCGATCCATCTCTGCTTTTCGCATTTCATAAAATCGATCATAAGACATGGTCGTTGGGGGTCTGTAGAGATCGTCACCAACTTTTTCGGTTATGGTAAAATTTTTAAGGCTATCATCGATTTGTACATCCGTATCGATATTAGATGGAAGTCCTAAATACAAGGAAGACCGCGAAAGGCGGTCGGTCATTGAATTTCCATAATAATCTTGTGTACCAAAATTTGGTCGCCGGCTGGGCTCATAGGGTTTTATTGAGTCCGTATCCAATGAATCAGGAGGAACCATTGCGCCCACCAATGAAGATAATTCCAGAAATTCGCCAATAGCGATTCCTGCAAAGCCTTCTCCTATTGCGCATAAGAGAAGAAT is part of the Hyphobacterium sp. CCMP332 genome and encodes:
- the sprA gene encoding cell surface protein SprA; the encoded protein is MSFKLRFICGIFILLLCAIGEGFAGIAIGEFLELSSLVGAMVPPDSLDTDSIKPYEPSRRPNFGTQDYYGNSMTDRLSRSSLYLGLPSNIDTDVQIDDSLKNFTITEKVGDDLYRPPTTMSYDRFYEMRKAEMDRQYFMEKTGSKGDDNPLGNDRSLIPKIYLSPAFDRIFGGNYVDIRPNGFVTLDFGARWQRVDNPAIPIRQQRNGGFNFDQQISMNLVGNVGEKLKITANWDTKASFEFENQVKVDYQGFEEDIIQDIEAGNISFNPPSALIQGSQNLMGVKTKLKFGKLNVEAVVSNQRGRTESITISSGGVQNTEFDIPVSDYDEDRHFFLSHYFRDNYETWLENYPIINSGVIINRVEVYVTNRNQETQSQRNMIAFTDLGEARPEITRIQDNAQFGFTVNPNAPVDNENNNLYQTMRSDQAIRNDGTVANLEVYGLLPGQDFETIDRVRKLTDSEYSFHPKLGYITIHQSFQQDVVVAVAFEYSVNGRNYKVGELQEDYSNLGDRQNIYLKLLRPSSSPLLDNPTWDLMMKNVYSLGANQISQQNFEMRVIYRDDASGVDNPSLHEGGPGIKDVPLVQLLEVDKLNPNNDPGADGNFDFVDNSTNLIYEPVTIDVRRGKIFFTKLEPFGSYLREEVFDQEQGLLANKYAFDTLYTGARAIARLQADKNKFRIKGSYQGSAGSEINLPGFNIARGSVKVFAGSSELTEGQQFTVNYNLGSVLITDEGVLNSGSEIRIQYEKADLFNFQQRSLFGARLDYKLNRDVNLGGTFMMLNERPIITRVNIGDEPTKNVMVGMDMSMSKESRLLTKAVDAIPLISTKEKSSVTVNAEAAYLIPGSHRRLGSGGNSYIDDFEGAEIPYDFTRVPNSWKLASTPLLFPESSLNGLEFGYNRARLAWYTIDNVFYRQQGRGKPDHITQEQLANHYVRAVGFNEVFPNRQGQAVNFNEFTFDLAFFPTERGPYNYNPNLSEIDLNTGKFRPEVAKSKWAGITRPITFNNNFDAANIEYIEFWLMDPFLDGDNGRVATGPNGTEGSNNTTGGTLFFNLGDISEDVLKDGKYSFENGLPPVGATEATDWAQVPTISNVTRAFDNDPDARNQQDIGLDGLNNEGERNFGPYQPYITAVSQIANPDAAQRLLDDPSNDDFVYYLQGDYPVSEPSVIERYKKFNGNQGNSPAQNNSNLFTPSNSPLPDDEDLNQNFNVDPLNRYFQYKIDLKPAQMQVGNGYITDRVVANVNGEDVSWYQFRIPIRELENSLASQEGGSGLTFNSIKWMRMFLTGWEEPVVLRFVNLQLVSSQWRRYEDEFAARNTGLEPVNDQRSNLFISTVNIEENGQGDANNSPYVLPPGVIRDFDNTSQVSRQLNEQSLQICVDDLRNDRARAVFKNVTFDFLNYKRLRMYVHAHSPDQSAEDGEMAAFIRIGTDFEDNYYEVSIPLDITDPGAGGAEEIWPESNEFDILFDDLTKAKALRRERNGLSPNPDSDVNYYEYQNGKYTISVKGNPDLSNVLTVMLGVRNLYLDSEQLNEQKSVCLWFNELRVAEFDKNAGWAATARVNSKLADFATVTTSGKYVTEGFGAIGDKISDRSRSTQEQYDIQSNINVDKFIPESVGLKVPFFVRYERSRVTPKFDPLDPDVRLENKLDAIEAESGAEVAKEYEDKVTTNNTIRSFRVSNLQKIKTNPNAKSRIYDIENLNLSAGYTENLRNSPTIAVFKRTNHTFGIGYNYSAKNISIEPFKR